The proteins below come from a single Nitrospiraceae bacterium genomic window:
- the pilO gene encoding type 4a pilus biogenesis protein PilO translates to MMVEWKSLSLCCRFSFLFGVMLVCLLGIHFLMWDTMNDSIKQLQEEVSRLDQESRGLTQKTESLKIIEQEVNSLRDNLAARVQQFPENIESKIFRRDVIEIAKRRNLTVRVWKPEPPLTQLQHSEFSIPIVLRVEGNFQGTVQFLDDLRQLAWVEQIPSITLAGKPDNEHSPLVSTNLVMHGLTPLGIEHVQQLLKT, encoded by the coding sequence TGATGGTAGAGTGGAAGTCATTATCCCTTTGTTGTCGATTCAGTTTCCTGTTTGGAGTGATGCTCGTCTGTCTGTTGGGTATTCACTTCCTGATGTGGGATACAATGAATGACTCGATTAAGCAATTGCAAGAGGAAGTTTCTCGCCTAGACCAGGAGAGTCGAGGGCTTACTCAAAAAACAGAATCACTAAAAATCATAGAGCAGGAAGTCAACAGCTTGCGTGATAATTTAGCCGCTCGAGTTCAACAATTTCCTGAAAATATAGAATCAAAAATCTTTCGAAGGGATGTCATCGAAATTGCAAAGCGAAGGAATTTGACCGTTCGGGTATGGAAACCTGAACCTCCTTTAACCCAGCTTCAGCATTCTGAATTTTCGATACCCATTGTCCTCAGAGTAGAAGGGAATTTCCAAGGGACCGTTCAATTTTTGGATGATTTGCGGCAGCTTGCATGGGTTGAACAAATCCCTTCCATTACTCTGGCCGGAAAGCCAGACAACGAACATTCACCTCTCGTCAGCACAAATCTGGTGATGCACGGGTTAACTCCCCTAGGGATTGAACATGTTCAGCAGCTGCTTAAAACATAA